The window GCACCACGTCGGCCCCGCTCACAGCGCCACCTCCGTTCGCGACTGCGGGGCTCGCAGACCCGGCTCACTCCTCGCGCTCACAGCGCCACCTCCGTTCGCGACTGCGGGGCTCGCGACCCCGGCTCACTCCTCGCGCTCACAGGTCCAGCTCCGGGATGTCCAGGCGGGCGCCCTCACGCGCCGACCGCAGGCCCAGCTCGGCGAGCTGCACGCCGCGCGCGCCGGCCAGGAAGTCCCACGGGAACGGCTCGTTGGCGACGACGTGCCGCAGGAACGCCTCCCACTGCACCTTGAAGCCGTTGTCGAACTCCTCGTTGTCCGGCACCTCCGTCCACTGCGACCGGAAGGGCTCGGTGACCGGCAGGTCGGGGTTCCACACCGGCTTCGGGGTGACCGCCCGGTGCTGCACCCGGCAGCTGCGCAGCCCGGCCACGGCGCTGCCCTCGGTGCCGTCGACCTGGAACTCGACCAGCTCGTCGCGGTGCACCCGGATGCACCACGAGGAGTTGAGCTGCGCGACCACGCCGCCGTCGAGCTCGAAGATGCCGTACGCGGCGTCGTCGGCGGTAGCCGGGTAGGTGCGGCCCGCCTCGTCGACCCGCTGCGGCACGTGCGTGGCGGTGACGCAGGAAACGGTACGCACCCGGCCGAAGAGCTCCTCCAGCACGTACTGCCAGTGCGGGAACATGTCCACGACGATGCCGCCGCCGTCCTCGCTGCGGTAGTTCCAGGACGGGCGCTGGGCCGGCTGCCAGTCGCCCTCGAACACCCAGTAGCCGAACTCCCCGCGCACCGACAGGATCCGGCCGAAGAAGCCGCCGTCGATGAGCCGCTTGAGCTTGCGCAGCCCGGGCAGGAAGAGCTTGTCCTGCACCACCCCGGTACGCACGCCGGCGGCGCGCGCCGCCCGGGCCAGGTCGAGGGCGCCCTCAGTGTCCTCAGCCAGCGGCTTCTCGGTGTAGATGTGTTTGCCGGCGTCCAGCGCCCGGCGGATCGCCTTCTCCCGCTGCTGGGTGACCTGGGCGTCGAAGTAGATCTCGACGTCGTCGCGGGCCAGCGCCGCGCTCAGGTCGGTGGTCCAGTCGGTCAGCCCGTGCCGCTCGGCGATCTCGCGGAGCTTGGTCTCGCTGCGCCCGACCAGGACGGGCTCGGGCCAGATCGACGTGCCGTCGGCCAGGGGCACGCCGCCCTGCTCGCGGATGGCGAGCAGGGAGCGCACCAGGTGCTGCCGGTAGCCCATCCGGCCGGTGACGCCGTTGACGATGATGCCTATCGACCTGCGGGTCATGGTGTTCCTTCCCTCCGCGGGCGCCTCCGACCGGGACCGGCGGCGGGCGACCTGTTCCACGCCTGCGCCGCCGCCGGGAGGCCCCCGGCGGCGATTCTCAGGCAAGCGCTTTCCTGGGCAGCGTAGGGAACGCCTCCCTCCTCAGGCAAGGGGCTGTCCGACCCGTCTCGCGGCCTGCGCCGCCCGCCGGGCCACGCGGGCGGGCGCCGGGGCGGGGAAGCGCTTTCGCTGCGGTACGGTGACGGATGGCCGGCACCGGGGCGCGGCCGTCGAGAAACGACCGAGGGGGCGGCAGTGGCGACCCTGTCCGACGTGGCCCGGCGGGCGGGGGTCTCGCCCGCGACCGCCTCCCGGGTGATCAACGGCAGCAGCAAGCCCGTCACCGAGGAGCTCCGCGAGCGCGTGCTGCGCGCCGTCGCCGAACTCCAGTACGTGCCGAACGCGCACGCTCAACTGCTGGCCCGCTCGCACCGCGTGGCGGTGGGCGTCATCGTGCACGACGTCTCCGACCCGTACTTCGCCGAGATCACCCGTGGCCTGCAACGGGTCGCCACCGACCAGGGCCGGCTGCTGATGATCTGCAACAGCTACCGCGACCCGGACCGCGAGCTGGAGTACGTCGAGCTGCTGCGCGGCCAGCAGGTCGCCGCGATCATCCTGGCCGGCTCGGGCTACCACGACGCCACCTTCACCCGGCTGCTCAACGAGAAGCTCGCCGCGTACGAGGCGACCGGCGGACGGGTCGCGGTCATCGGCCGGCACGAGCACTCCGGCGACGCGGTGATGCCGGACAACCGCGCCGGCGGCCGGTTGATCGGCGAGGAGCTCTACGAACTCGGCCACCGGGCGATCGGGGTGGTAGCCGGGCCGGCCGTGCTCACCACCACCACCGACCGGCTCACCGGCCTGCGGGAGTCCCTCGCCGCGCACGGGCTGAGCCTGCCCGAGCACCGCGTCCGGCACGCCGAGTTCGACCGCGACGGCGGCGTCGCCGCCACGGCCGCGCTGCTCGACGCCGACCCCGAGCTGACCGCCGTCGTGGCGCTCAACGACTCGATGGCGATCGGCGCGCTGGCGCTGCTGCGCTCCCGGTCGGTGGCGGTGCCCCGGCAGATGTCGGTCATCGGCTTCGACGACATGCCGATCGCCCGGGACGTCACCCCGGCGCTGACCACCGTCCGGCTGCCCCTGGTCGAGATGGGGGCCCGAGCGATGTCGCTGGCACTCGACCCGGGGGCCGCGGCGCCCCGCGTCGAGGTGCTGCCCGCCGAGGTGGTGCGCCGGGACAGCACCGGGCCGGCCCCCGAGGTCACCCCGGTCCGCCCACGGGCGGCGGGATCGGGCGCGTCAGCCGGCTGAGACCCTCCGGTCACCGGGACGGCCGGCCACGTGGACACCGTCGTCGGTGGCCCCGGGCATGGCGCCCGGGGCCACCTGGCGCCAGGTCGCGCGGAGGACGGCCCCCCAGATGCGCGCGGCCGTACCGGCTGCGGTCCCCCCTGCCGGCTGCTTCTCGGCGTGCGGTGCGGTGCGCGCCCTGAGCGGCTTGCGCATCCCCCGTTTCCGTCCCCCCTGTGCCGCGCCTGGCGGTCGTCGGCCGACGCGCCGACGCGGAGTCGACACACGCTGGTGCGGGTGTCCTGGAACACACTATGGTTGTCCGCTACGGTGTCACTGCCACAACAGTGGTCGGCGTGGTCAGTCAAGCACGGTCCGCCACGGCCCGCAACCATTGTGGCGGCGCAGCCCGGCCCAACCACTATGGTGGGCGTCCTCGGGTCGGATCGGGAGGGGTGTCATGGCCGACGGCGGCGAGGCCAGCGGATCGACGTCCTTCGCCGACCGGCTGCGGCACCTGTTCGAGACGCATCGCCGGCCCGGCAGCGACAGGCCCTTCTCGCCAGAGGAGGTCGCCAGGGCCACGGGGCTCTCGACGAGCTACGTCAACTACCTGCTGAGCGGCGAGCGGGACAATCCCACCCGGTCGGCGATCCAGCAGCTCGCCAACTTCTTCCGGGTGCCCCCGGGCTATTTCTTCGACACCGTGGCCGCAGACGGCGAGGGCGACCCCGACCTGGAGACGATCACCGTCCTGGCCCGCCGGATGCCGCCGGGGGCGCCCAGG is drawn from Micromonospora sp. NBC_01740 and contains these coding sequences:
- a CDS encoding Gfo/Idh/MocA family protein; the encoded protein is MTRRSIGIIVNGVTGRMGYRQHLVRSLLAIREQGGVPLADGTSIWPEPVLVGRSETKLREIAERHGLTDWTTDLSAALARDDVEIYFDAQVTQQREKAIRRALDAGKHIYTEKPLAEDTEGALDLARAARAAGVRTGVVQDKLFLPGLRKLKRLIDGGFFGRILSVRGEFGYWVFEGDWQPAQRPSWNYRSEDGGGIVVDMFPHWQYVLEELFGRVRTVSCVTATHVPQRVDEAGRTYPATADDAAYGIFELDGGVVAQLNSSWCIRVHRDELVEFQVDGTEGSAVAGLRSCRVQHRAVTPKPVWNPDLPVTEPFRSQWTEVPDNEEFDNGFKVQWEAFLRHVVANEPFPWDFLAGARGVQLAELGLRSAREGARLDIPELDL
- a CDS encoding LacI family DNA-binding transcriptional regulator, with product MATLSDVARRAGVSPATASRVINGSSKPVTEELRERVLRAVAELQYVPNAHAQLLARSHRVAVGVIVHDVSDPYFAEITRGLQRVATDQGRLLMICNSYRDPDRELEYVELLRGQQVAAIILAGSGYHDATFTRLLNEKLAAYEATGGRVAVIGRHEHSGDAVMPDNRAGGRLIGEELYELGHRAIGVVAGPAVLTTTTDRLTGLRESLAAHGLSLPEHRVRHAEFDRDGGVAATAALLDADPELTAVVALNDSMAIGALALLRSRSVAVPRQMSVIGFDDMPIARDVTPALTTVRLPLVEMGARAMSLALDPGAAAPRVEVLPAEVVRRDSTGPAPEVTPVRPRAAGSGASAG
- a CDS encoding helix-turn-helix domain-containing protein; this encodes MADGGEASGSTSFADRLRHLFETHRRPGSDRPFSPEEVARATGLSTSYVNYLLSGERDNPTRSAIQQLANFFRVPPGYFFDTVAADGEGDPDLETITVLARRMPPGAPRASLRAIVEQVAALEARNKTSGRGRT